Below is a genomic region from Oikeobacillus pervagus.
ATTTTCCTTCATATGTTTTTCCCTCTAGATGGAAAGTTGCGATCACTTCCCAAAACGGCTCTGATTGAAAAGATTCGATTTCTTTTTCCCTTTTCACGATTAAAGCTAATGTTGGGGTTTGCACACGCCCTGCGGAAAAAACATCACTCATTCCTTTTTGTTTTAATAAAATACTATAAACTCTTGAAGCATTCATCCCTACCACCCAATCGGCACATGCGCGTGTATACGCTTCATAAAATAAATGGCGGGTTTTTGATTCTTCTAATAAATGACGAAACCCTTCTTCAATTGCTTTTTTCGTAAGAGATGAAATCCACAACCTCTTCATCGGTTTTTTTACACCTGTAAGAAGAAGGATATTGCGAATGATGAGTTCTCCTTCCCGCCCGGCATCTCCCGCATGAATAATGTCCGTTACCTCTTGTCTCTCGAGGAGTTTTTTTACGATTTGGAATTGCTTATATTTTGAAGGGCTGATCTCATATTGAAAACGTTCTGGGATCATCGGCAATGTATCAAGGGACCATTTTTTCCATTCTTCATGATATTTTTCTGGTGATTTTAATTGACAGAGATGACCGATGGCCCATGTCACATAGGCTCCATCTACAAAAATGTCGTTTGGGAGAATTTCAATATATCCTTGTTGCTTTTTTGTTTTAAAAGGGGAAGCCAATGTTCTTCCTTGATCTGGCTTTTCCGCGATGATTAAAACCGATCCCATTTTTAGGCCACTCTCCTTTCCACTATTTTTGTATGAACTAGTATGCTTCCAATATATATTAAGCTAGGAAATGTAGCATAAACGTTTTTCAACTTTCCATTTCATCTTTCTGATTTTTATATGTTTTTATATGTTTCAGCCGTTTTCTCTCAATCTATGTATGATCGCATTCTACAAGTATACACTAGCTATAGGAAAAGCTTATAATCTTTCACCCTAAAATGATCTCGAACCATTTCATTAGCCTTATTATTTAATGTCTTGCCTCTACTACTCCATTTCTGGAATCATGTGCTAAAAATAATTATAGACGGCATATATAAAAGTGCCTACTAATTAAACAATACAAAGAGGCGCCAGAATAAACTGGCACCGCTTCTTTAATTGATTTCTACAGGCATTGTGTAGGTAACATTGCCCTTAAGCCATGAGTTAATATTTACATCTTGTTTAACAGAACCATTAATTAGAAGTTTAATATTTTCAGGCTGCCAGTCATCACTTCCGGCAAGATAATTCGCTTTTCTAATCCATGTATTTGTAATGGTTGTAGCGTCGATCGTTGTAGGCAAGGTGATCGTATAAGTATCCGTTTGATTCCGTTCAAAGTCATTTCCAGGGTTGTCTAAAGTAAACTCATACTGTTTTCCATCATTCGTTTGGAAGCCAAAATATATGTAATCATCCGTACCTGCATGCTGGATATCAGCTGTTTTTATGACTACTTGAAACTGATTGAAATTTGGTTGAGATGCTGGCATGGTGCCAGATACTTCATTAATAAATCTGTATAATAATTCTGCACTATGCTTTTCAGAATTTGGTATAGCTTGGCTAACAGAATACTCCCAATCCTCCCATGAATTTGAACTTGTCGATTTAGAATAGTATAAGTCCTTCGACATTTTACCCCAATTCGTATTGTTTTTTGTAATCCAAGTTGAAAAACAATCGGTAGTAAGGATTTTGGAATACACGGAACTCTTTGTAGTGCCACCTAGTGTAGAGGCAAAGTATTTATCGCTTCTGTCAGTTGCAAATTTTTCATATTTAGCATGTGCGGGATCTTCCACATTCGTCACATTTGCCGCATGATAAGGCACATTTATATCCCCTATATAATGAAGGGCTTGACCAAGTAAAAAAGAGGCATTTTCATAATTTCCCTTTTTCCAGTCAGAAGCAGCCAATGTAGCATATTTTCTTGCCTGACTGTCAGCTGTATCGGGAACAGTCCAACTTGTATACCAAGTGGCTGTGTGAGTAAAATTATATCCTGTATCTGGGTCCCAAAAATGATCCTGATATAACTTCCAGCCATTTGGGTCATAATCAGGGTATGTAGAACCAAATTTAAGTTTATGAATATACTGATTTAAAATTTGTACATTATGTTTGACTATTTGTGGTTCTGATGAGTCTAAGTCATTGTTTAATATTTTTACGGCTTGCTCAGTTATAATTGCATGGGTACCTGTGCCATCCGCCTTTCCATCCCAAGCATGCGCTGTAATTGGCAGAGATGCGGCAAATAATGTAAAGAGTAATGTAAGAAATAATTTTGTTTTTCTCATAATGAACCTTTCCTCATACATATTTTGATTGATCAATGGTTTTATCCGTTGTTGGAGTGTCAAAAAAAGGGGTTCGACACGAACTTTCACCATATTTTCAAAATATAATTCTACAAAACATATGTTAAGTGAATATTAATTCAATGTTAAAAAATTTTTTGGTTTACTGAATGTTCTGTTGTTCGTAAACGAAAAGCGATGATCATTCCTATTTTATGTATTCCCATCATAAGGAGACCTGCGATCACTTGATCGATCCTCATTCCAATCGGAGAAAGAAAAAATCCTATGGCACCCGATGGATTGGTCAGGCAAAGTGACGGATCCATAAGGAAAGGATGCGAATTCAAATCGATTACACCACTTAAAATGAAAAATAGACAAGCGGGCATAAGATAGATACCACTTAATGTAGCATATCGTTTCATTTTTAACTTATTTTTAGCACATAGAATATCCATTGGGGCAACAATCGGCCACCACATTGGAAAAGCGAGAAGAAGTAGAATGATTGAATAGCCTTTCAATAGGAAGGAATGTTGAAGAAGCCATGTTAAAACACTTGGAATATGATAAAGAAAGAACAGAATGGCAAAGGAGATTAGAGCATGATTTGGTGAGATAATAAAGGGTTTCATCGTTTTTGTCCATGAATGTCTATGAAGGAAGCGGAAAATTTGAGAGGGGATTCCTAGTAGCAGAATAGGTGGGACCATGAAGTACAGAATGCTCATCTGGACCATATGGGTACTCATTGAAACATGGGAAATCGGACTTTCTATACTGAAATAGAATAAGATCAAACTAACGATAAATAAAAAGCACTGTTTAGAAAAAAGAGCGGTCGTTGTGTAATGTTTAATGAGGAATCCATATAAAAAAGCAAAAATGGCTAAAGTGAAAAGCAAATGGACATCTAGCCAATTGTCCTGAAGTAAAATAGAATACAACTTGTCGTATCCTCCTTTATTGTCGGCACTCATGAAATCATTCTACCAATCAATATGACCGCTCTTTGAGATTTATTCCTTTTTTCTCTAATTCCTTGAAATTTCTATTGGTTTATTCCCCCTTTCCCTACTGTTCATACAGGATTTCTCCCATATTGGATACGTCATACCCTAGGACGGAGAGTTCTTTTTTCCATTCATCTGATTGCAAAATGTCTAGGATGATGGGAATAAGCGCCATCATCTGTTCATTTTTTAACACGACTAAGTCATAATGTTCATTGATGAGCGGAATGAAATCGATGCCAGCAAAAAGAGCTGGTTTTTCGATTCCAACCCCTACATCAGCCTCTCCCTTTGCAATCGCACCAGCCACAGCAAAATGACTCGTTACTTCATGATGGTAACCATTCACATCCTCCCTAGGAATCTTGGAAATACGTAATTGTTCATCCAATAAGACGCGTGCCCCTGACCCTTTTTCACGGTTGACCAGCACAATTCCTGGTCGTTTTAAATCCTCCCATGTCGATAATTGTTTCGGATTTCCTTTTGCGACATACAACCCTGCTTTTCTCGAAATAAACCTAATCACTAAAAATGAGTGGCTAATGAGAAGTTTTTTAATATATGAAAGATTGTATTGTAATGTATCACCGTCCAAAAGATGTGTACTTGCGATCTGGACTTCCCCTTTATACATCGAGAAAAGCCCGTCTATACTCCCAGCATAAGAACGAAGAGGACGAGTCGTTCTTGTCTTTTTTTCAATATATTTTGCTAATAGGTCGAGACTGCTATCTTGACCACTTATAATGATTGAACCTGGCTTTAATGGAGGATATGAACTTGGAGCTTGGGGCTGACTAATATTGGCGGGTGTTTTCGTGAAACCTTTTTTCGTACGATTCTTATAAGCTTCTAAATCAGCTGCATCTACCCGCATTTGGCGCCCTACCTTATAAGCAGCAAGTTCGCCTTTTTTGATTAAATCATAGACCGTTAATTTTGAAACCTTTAAGATTTGAGAAATTTCTTCTGTTGTAAAAGATTCTTCTTTCATTTTTTCTCCTCCAACCTATCTTCGTTTATTCTATTTTATCATTTACAAATCAATTATTTCTACTTATAATTATTTATAATCAAATATAACTAAACGTCATATTTATTTGCTTGTTACATCTTTTTAATTCTATCTAGTAAAGGGGGAGTATAAGCATGAAGAAGTTTTCTTCCGTCTTTTTAACCTTCTTCCTTATCGCTACTATGATCTTCTCTGGCTGTCAAAGCAAGGAAAATGACACAGGGGAACAGGTTGAAAAAGACCAAAAGACTACTGAAAAAGTAGAATTAACCGTATCAGCTGCCGCCAGTTTAACCGATGCGATGGCAGAGATTGAAAAAGCCTTTTTGAAAGAATATTCATCTATTGATTTGACTTTTAGCTTTGGCGGCTCAGGAAATCTAGCAAAACAAATTGAACAAGGAGCACCCGTTGATGTATTTTTATCCGCGGATTCGAAATGGACAGATACATTAGCAAAAAAGGATCTTGTTTTAAAAGATACGATCACCTCCTTTACTGGAAATAAACTTGTTCTGATTTCCCCGAAAGATAGCGAACCCAATATTACCTCCTTTCAAGAGTTAAAATCAAACGATTGGAAACAATTATCCATAGGGGAACCAGAAAGTGTCCCAGCAGGTCAATATTCAAAAGATACATTAGAATCTATCAACCTTTGGAATCATGTGAAAGACAAAATCATTTTTGCGAAAGATGTCCGCCAAGTCCTTACATACGTCGAATCAGGAAATGCCGATCTTGGCATAGTTTATTCAAGTGATGCATTGATGTCTGATAAAGTCCAAGTACTAGCTGAAGCAGAGGAAAAATGGCATGATCCGATTGTTTACCCTGCCGCTGTTGTTAAGGCTTCCAAACATCAAGACGAAGCGAAGCAATTTGTTGAATTCCTGTCATCTGAAAAAGCTCAATCCATTTTAAAAAAATACGGATTCAAAAAATAACGGCGAACCGTTTTTACTAAGAACGAGCTAGGTGTGTATGTTATGAACTATAGTCCTTTAATTCTTTCATTAAAAATTGCGAGCATTGCCACAATCATCGTATTTATAGTCGGGACAATGCTTGCGAGATTTCTGTCACGAAGAACCTTTTTCGGTAAAAATGTCATCGAGTCTGCAGTGATGCTTCCAATGGTGCTTCCCCCGACAGTTGTTGGTTTCGGATTACTCTATCTATTCGGAAAAAACGGGTGGATTGGGAAATGGCTTTTGGATTGGTTTGATTTCCAAGTGGTGTTTACTTGGTATGGGGCATTGCTTGCTTCCATCGTTGTATCATTCCCATTAATGTACCAAAGTGCCTCTGCTGCCTTTCAACAATACGATGCCAATTTAGAACGTGCGGCCCTAACACTCGGTGCATCAAGATGGAGGGTGTTTTGGACGATTGCATTTCCACTTGCATGGCCCGGTCTACTTGCAGGCCTTGTCCTCACTTTCGCAAGAGCCTTAGGGGAATTCGGCGCTACCTTAATGCTTGCCGGTTATATTCCGAATAAAACCGATACGATTCCAATGGCTATCTATTTTGCCGTGGAAGCAGGTCATACAGATGTAGCCACATTTTGGGTCATCATCATCGTCGCTTTGGGCTTTAGTTCGATTATGTGGTTAAATTGGTGGAGCAAGCGGAGTATGTTAAAATATACAAACGAGAAATAAATGGGGAGGATAAATCTTATGCTGTCACTTTCGATACTCAAACAACTTCCCCATTTTACAGTTCAAGTGAACTTACAAGTAGATAATGAAATTGTTGTCTTATTTGGACCTTCTGGATCTGGGAAAACAACAATCCTCAATTGTATAGCCGGGTTAGTAAGCCCTGAACAGGGGAAAATCGTTTTGAATCATCAGACACTTTTTGGGGAAGGAAAAAAAAAGGTTCCTGTTCAAAAGCGAAACATCGGCTACTTGTTTCAGGATTACGCTCTTTTTCCCCATATGACGGTACAAAAAAATATCGCCTATGGAATGAAAAACGAAACATTAGCTAATCAATTAATCGAGGTGCTTAAGATTGGGCATTTATTAAATAAATATCCCCGTCAAATTTCTGGCGGGGAAAAACAACGGGTCGCCTTAACACGTGCTCTTGCATCAGAACCGGATGTTTTATTATTAGATGAACCCTTCTCTGCTCTCGATTCCAATACCCGAAAGGAATGCCATCAAGAATTACTTCGTCTTCATAAAATGTGGAGTATTCCCGTTATCATGGTCACACATGATGAGGAAGAAGCGAAAAAACTGGGCAACCGAATGATCCATTTGAAGGATGGTCACATCTTGAGGGAGGAAAAGATTGAGAAAGAGAATTTTTCTAATCAAAGCGAGATCCAAACTACAGTTCAAATGTAGCTAGGTTGAATATGATGAAAAAAGGGATTTCTATCTTAAAGGATAGAATCCCTTTTTTATTCCCCTATACTACAACATTAATAGTATATTATCTTTTCGAAGCTCGATATCCTGCCGCTTCTGCTTCCTGTCTTGTACAAAACATCTCTTCTGCTTTTGTGACATCATAAAACTGACCACCTGGTTCATGATAAATTTTATCTCCGTGGCTTGAAATATTTCCTTTAATTTGGCAGTCGCCCGCTGATGAAGATGGGGCTGGCTTTTGTTCCTTTTCCTGTTCTCTATAACCGCGATCGGTCACATAATTCTCAATCGACCAAATGCCTATTGCCTTTTCCTGTGCCTGCTTTTGGGCTTCCCGAAAATCATCGACATATTTTGTATTCGGCGGGAAAACGGCCACTCTTGCCAACCCTTTTTCAATTAATGTTCGATTATAATTTTCATCCCCCATCCATACATAAGCTAGAAGACGACCATATTGATCACGTTCCTGAACATCCATTTCTAGTAAGACTTGTTGGTTTGATAGTCTTTCCTTCGTATAGGCAGAAGCTTCTGGACCAAATGGTTGAACCCCCAGCCGTGGATGTTTCGTCTCTGGTGTATCGACTAAGATCATGCGAATTCTCTCTTTTTTTCCATCTATCTCCACATCAATCGTATCGCCATCCACTACCTTCACGACATTTCCAGAGATCCCTTTTACCTCTAGATTAGTAGACTCCTGTTGCTTTCCTTCTCCTTGTTGTGCAGATGTATCTTCCTGTTCAACCGTTGAATTTACCTGTTCATTCGACTCATTCGTCATGGTATTCATGTCTTTTTCAGAACAACCCAAAAGAAGCAACATACTCACAAAGAGCACTGAGAACCATTTTTTCATTATGAATCACCTCACACTTCTTAACTATTCTAACACAAGAATTGCCCCTGACCCACCTAGTAGGCCAAACATGAAAATGATGTCCACTAGTTTCCCGATAAAGGGATCCGTGTATTTTCCGAGCACAGGGCGACAAGCCTCACTCATTTTTAATAATAATAGGAAATTGGTAAGGCTGGTAAGGTGTAGATCGCCCACGCAACAGGTCCCCAATAGAAAATTCTGTAAGCCGAGGAAAAGCGAATGGCATCTTTGGATTCATCTTCAGTGCCGAATGGTGGCGCCGTCAAATAATACGCCCATTCAATCGTTTGATGGCATAAAAAAAATGAGCCTAGGTCCATTTAACCTAAGCCCATTTGCTATTCATACTTGTCCTGATCTTCACTAAATACATTGGCGAAATAAAGAACATCTTCCACATATTCATTGCTATGATTATAAGCATAAACTGCTCTTTTCCAATCCCCATCTGCAGCCCCATTTCTTGCTAAATAATTCGCCGCACTAAATACCGCATCCCAAAGATCGTAAGGGTCTGCCTTTCCATCTCCATTGGCGTCCACACCATATCCACCATATTTTTTAATCACCGCTGGGTTTGTCTTATCATTTTCTGGAATATTTCCTTTCCCTAATCCTTCACAACTCGGATGGCTCCACCCTACAAACGTACAGGGCATAAACTGCATCGGTCCTTCTGCCCCTGCTGGAGATAGCATGGGATCCATCGTTGAAAATTTCGTTTCCACTCTATGATGTGCCGCTAATAATTGCCAAGGAACCTTGTATTTTTCCTCAGCTGCTTTATAAACCGGAATGTACTCTTTTGGTATTTCCATCTCAAGTGGCTGAATCGGCTTAGGAGTGGATTGATGGCCAAGGAACCATAAAAATAGGCATAACGACAAAGCAAAAAAGAGAAATGCCATCATCAATCTTCTAACTGTTTTCTTTAATTTTCTCCCCATTCTTTCACCTACTACATTTTTCTAAGCTCTTATCTATCATATGGAAGGGGAGTAAAAGGTTCAAGTATTTACAATCACTTTTCAATATACTATAATCCCAAAAATTTCTTAGATTCATTTATCATTTTTCACTTTAATCCGCCTCCGAGTGACGGTGTCTAGATTGTTTCATTTTAGGTCGAAGCATTTGGGCTATTTGCTTACGTTCCTGGTGAAGAACTTTATAGAGAGAAATCATCATCATAATTATAATAAAAGAAAACGGAAAGGCTGCGATAATGAGGGCATTTTGCAACGCTTGTAACCCCCCACTATATAAAAGGATCGTCGCTACAGCTGATTGCGCAAGTCCCCATACAAATTTCACTCGATTTGGGGGTGTTAAAGAACCATATGCGGTTTGCATTCCTAGTACGAATGTGGCGGAATCGGCAGATGTAATAAAGAATACACTCACAAGTAAAATCGCAATCACCGCTAAAATAAGTGACCAAGGAATCTGGTTGAATACAGCGAATAACACCTCTTCTGTTGCAAAGGTTGTTAAATCAATATTTCCTGCTAATTGAACATCTAAGGCAGTCGTACCAAATACTGAAAACCAAATAAAACTAACAAGAGTTGGCATTAATAATACCCCAATGATAAATTCACGAATCGTCCTTCCCCTAGAAACTCGAGCAATAAAGATTCCCACAAATGGCGACCATGAAATCCACCACGCCCAATAAAATATGGTCCATCCATTGATCCATTCTCGATGTTCCGTATTTAAAGGGGCAATCCGAAAACTCATTCGAATCAAATTTTGGATATAGGCTCCTAGAGTATCTGTAAATAAATTCAAAATAAACATAGTCGGTCCTACAATGAGAAGTAAAATGAGCAGAATAAGAGCTAACACCATATTCGTATTACTTAAATATTTAATCCCTTTGCCAAGTCCTGACATTGCTGAAATCAAAAATAAAACCGTCACAATGATAATAATGAATAGCTGAACCGTAAAAGATTTCGGTATTCCAAATAAGTAGGAAAGTCCCCCATTGATTTGGGCTGCTCCAAATCCAAGTGTCGTGGCCACGCCAATAACAGTCGCGAAAACGGCGATCACATCGACAATTGTGCCAATCGGTCCCTTTACCTTCTCCCCAAGGATGGGCGTCAATGTAGCACTAATTAACCCTGGTTCCCCTTTACGAAACTTAAAATAGGCTAAGGCCAGAGCTACAATCGCATATATGGCCCATGCATGTAAACCCCAATGAAAAAAGGTGTACACCATCGAATCTTTTAGTGCCGCATTGCTTCCTGGTTGTGCTAATGGTGGGTCAATTGCGAAATGCGATAACGGTTCGGCCGCTCCCCAAAAAACTAAACCAATTCCCATGCCCGCACTAAATAACATCGCAAACCAACTAACGGTTGAATACTCAGGTTTTTCATCCGGTTTTCCTAATCGAATGACTCCAATTGGGCTAAAAATTAATAACAGACAAAATAAAACAATGGCTGTGACTAAGATTAAATAATACCAACCGAATGTAGAAGTTAAAAACGTCTGGATATTGGATGTGACTTGTTCAAAATTTTTCGGAGCCATGACACCAAATAAAACAGAGGTACCTACGATCACAATCGTAACCCAGAAAACGTTGGATATTTTCTTCATTTCATTCCCCTTTCTTTATCAGCGTATTCTTTGCTGCAATTAACCAGTTGAAAAATCTACACATAGGAAAAAGGGGCCATTCCGCTCACGAACAAACAATTAGGAACTGATATATTCGTTTCACTTCCAGTACAGTGAAGTTTGATCGGCCATATGAAAACTATACTTTTAATTGTTTCCATATTTTAACCACTTATTCTGACAAGATGAAACTAGTAAAAAAAGAGCAGCTACTCCCCTATAGCTTTAATCAAGCTAGGATTGAGAATGGCTGCATCGAAAAATGATCTATACAGTAAAAACTAATTTTCCTTAAGGTGAAGAATTACACAAAGATAATCTCTGTCGTTAACCGATAATCTCTAGGTGTCATTCCTACATATCGTTTAAACGTTGAGCTGAAATAATTTGGCGTATTAAATCCGACATCAACCGCAATATCCTCTATCGTCCGATTCGTATGTCGAATCATCCATACGGCCCTTCTTAAACGCACGAAGGATAAGTATTCTGAAAAGGTCTTTCCTGTCTCTTTTTTAAAAATTCGACAAAAATGAGTGTAACTAAGGTTCATATACTTCGCCACATCTCTTGCTGTCAATTCCTCTTCTAAATGATCTTCTATATAATAAGTGCATTTAACGATTTGCTCATCTTTTGGTATTTCTTCAAAATATCTGAGAGAAACATCACGGAACGCTGGAAGGCTCCTAGCAATTTTTGCTTCTTTATACGAGTGATGAATCATGAAAGGATAATTATAAATGGACCCAACCCCGATATATAGTTGAATTTGATGGTTTGTCCATAATTCATGAATCACTTCTTGGAAATGTCTTCTTCCTTCCTCCCAACTGGCCATCGAATGAATATCTGGATGTTGATGGAATAATATGAGAAGAAATTTTCGAAACGGTAAAAAGTAAATGGAGGAGACAATGGATTGGAACTTCTTTTGAAATAAGGATCGAATAAGGTGAATCGTATTTTTCGGGTGTCCTGATGGATCTTCATTAACATGAAAACCTTGAACATAACAAACAACATTAGGGAAGTCATTCCCCTCAAAATTTTTCAAAGACTCTGATATTTGATTTTCACATTGGACATCTTCTAATAATAAACGACGCAGAAAATGAAGCTTCAATGGTTGATTTAAATCTGATTGATTCATCAGTTGAAGAGTTTGTTCTTTTTTCTCTTGCATCGTTTCATGGGTGGTCTGATCTAATTTCCTTACCACCTCTTGAAACCTTCGTAAGAAAGTAGCTTTTTTCGTCGGAAAGATGGCAACAGCTTCGACTTGAAGCTTGATGGCTAAAGGGATGGAATAAGATAATTGTGGTTCTACTAATACGAAATAAATGCTAGATTCCCTTTTCATCATTCGATTCAATTTGACCCAATCAAAAAGTGTTTGAATTTGGACAATTTTAATATGCATTTGCTCTATCGATTCATTATATACTAATTGAAATTGCCCTTGCTCTCTCTTTTGGATCCATTCGGAAATCATCTCGGCAGCCTCCTGATGAACCTCTTTTAAACTTACATAATACACCGATAGCCACCTCCCTCTCTACTAAGACTATTTTATCATTATTTCAAAAGTACGCAAATATTTATAATATTCTGATAATAAATTGTAAGGGTTTTCATTTTCCTTTCTTTATAATAAGAACAAAGGAGGGTGAAACATGCAAGATTACAAAATGACAGATGAAAGTTTAGGAACAGTGGATGTAAAGGATTTGACAGCTTTAGATTCTGAGACAAGTTTTATTATGAAATCGGAGTTGAAAACTGGAGTAGGTTTATCTTTATTTTATTACATCTTTATTTTCTCCATTCCGGTCATGAACTGGTTTTTACATGACCTAGCGTTTTCAAACATTTGGGGCGGAATGTCACTTACTTGGTTTTTAACGACGATCGTTGCCATGGCTATGGCCTTCTTGATTGCCTATATTCACACACATTTATACGAAAAACGGCTTCAAATGTATGAATCAAAAGAATCAAAAGGAGGCAGGTCGGCATAATGGCGATTTTATCAGATCCAAAATATATTTTTACAATCATCTTAATGGGAACGATCATTTTTATTACGTATTTATCGAAAAGAAATGCAAATGCTAGTGATTTCTTTGTTGGCGGCCGAGCTTTTGGTTGGTTTACGAATGGTTCAGCGATTGCTGGAGACTATTTAAGTGCAGCTACTTTTCTTGGGCTAGCGGGTCTAACGTTTTCAATCGGATATGACGGAGCCTTTTATACGTTCAGTTTCTCGATTGGCTTAACACTACTTGCGATATTCGTCGCTGGTCCATTAAGAAGATTTGGTGCCTTTACGGTAGCGGATTTTGTGGCCTATCGCTTCCATAGTAAACGAGCAAGACTAGTCGCGGTCATTGTCGTTCTCTCCATCTCTGGTTTCTATGCTGCACCACAGCTTCTTGGGGCTGCGCAAATTTTAAGCATGTTTTTTGGGACATCCTATGAATTTGGAATTATATTTACTTGTGCAGTGATGATTTTGTATGTTGGGGTCGGTGGAATGAAAGGAACGACCTTGAACCAAGCATTAGAACTTTGGATCCGTGTCGGGGCATTTATTTTAATGGTAGGAGCTGCCGTTTACGGAGGGCTTCACTATCAAAAAATATTAGCAGCAATCACAGAATTCAGCGGGTCAATCGCAGGGACTGCGTCATTTACGGAAGATGGAAAAGATGTTGCGTTTGAAGGTTCGTCATGGGCAAATACCGGAATTATTACCCCTAATTTTTTGCACACTTTTT
It encodes:
- a CDS encoding phospholipase C, with the translated sequence MRKTKLFLTLLFTLFAASLPITAHAWDGKADGTGTHAIITEQAVKILNNDLDSSEPQIVKHNVQILNQYIHKLKFGSTYPDYDPNGWKLYQDHFWDPDTGYNFTHTATWYTSWTVPDTADSQARKYATLAASDWKKGNYENASFLLGQALHYIGDINVPYHAANVTNVEDPAHAKYEKFATDRSDKYFASTLGGTTKSSVYSKILTTDCFSTWITKNNTNWGKMSKDLYYSKSTSSNSWEDWEYSVSQAIPNSEKHSAELLYRFINEVSGTMPASQPNFNQFQVVIKTADIQHAGTDDYIYFGFQTNDGKQYEFTLDNPGNDFERNQTDTYTITLPTTIDATTITNTWIRKANYLAGSDDWQPENIKLLINGSVKQDVNINSWLKGNVTYTMPVEIN
- a CDS encoding cytochrome c oxidase assembly protein, with amino-acid sequence MYSILLQDNWLDVHLLFTLAIFAFLYGFLIKHYTTTALFSKQCFLFIVSLILFYFSIESPISHVSMSTHMVQMSILYFMVPPILLLGIPSQIFRFLHRHSWTKTMKPFIISPNHALISFAILFFLYHIPSVLTWLLQHSFLLKGYSIILLLLAFPMWWPIVAPMDILCAKNKLKMKRYATLSGIYLMPACLFFILSGVIDLNSHPFLMDPSLCLTNPSGAIGFFLSPIGMRIDQVIAGLLMMGIHKIGMIIAFRLRTTEHSVNQKIF
- a CDS encoding helix-turn-helix transcriptional regulator, with protein sequence MKEESFTTEEISQILKVSKLTVYDLIKKGELAAYKVGRQMRVDAADLEAYKNRTKKGFTKTPANISQPQAPSSYPPLKPGSIIISGQDSSLDLLAKYIEKKTRTTRPLRSYAGSIDGLFSMYKGEVQIASTHLLDGDTLQYNLSYIKKLLISHSFLVIRFISRKAGLYVAKGNPKQLSTWEDLKRPGIVLVNREKGSGARVLLDEQLRISKIPREDVNGYHHEVTSHFAVAGAIAKGEADVGVGIEKPALFAGIDFIPLINEHYDLVVLKNEQMMALIPIILDILQSDEWKKELSVLGYDVSNMGEILYEQ
- the modA gene encoding molybdate ABC transporter substrate-binding protein is translated as MKKFSSVFLTFFLIATMIFSGCQSKENDTGEQVEKDQKTTEKVELTVSAAASLTDAMAEIEKAFLKEYSSIDLTFSFGGSGNLAKQIEQGAPVDVFLSADSKWTDTLAKKDLVLKDTITSFTGNKLVLISPKDSEPNITSFQELKSNDWKQLSIGEPESVPAGQYSKDTLESINLWNHVKDKIIFAKDVRQVLTYVESGNADLGIVYSSDALMSDKVQVLAEAEEKWHDPIVYPAAVVKASKHQDEAKQFVEFLSSEKAQSILKKYGFKK
- the modB gene encoding molybdate ABC transporter permease subunit, producing MNYSPLILSLKIASIATIIVFIVGTMLARFLSRRTFFGKNVIESAVMLPMVLPPTVVGFGLLYLFGKNGWIGKWLLDWFDFQVVFTWYGALLASIVVSFPLMYQSASAAFQQYDANLERAALTLGASRWRVFWTIAFPLAWPGLLAGLVLTFARALGEFGATLMLAGYIPNKTDTIPMAIYFAVEAGHTDVATFWVIIIVALGFSSIMWLNWWSKRSMLKYTNEK
- a CDS encoding ATP-binding cassette domain-containing protein; its protein translation is MLSLSILKQLPHFTVQVNLQVDNEIVVLFGPSGSGKTTILNCIAGLVSPEQGKIVLNHQTLFGEGKKKVPVQKRNIGYLFQDYALFPHMTVQKNIAYGMKNETLANQLIEVLKIGHLLNKYPRQISGGEKQRVALTRALASEPDVLLLDEPFSALDSNTRKECHQELLRLHKMWSIPVIMVTHDEEEAKKLGNRMIHLKDGHILREEKIEKENFSNQSEIQTTVQM
- a CDS encoding thermonuclease family protein translates to MKKWFSVLFVSMLLLLGCSEKDMNTMTNESNEQVNSTVEQEDTSAQQGEGKQQESTNLEVKGISGNVVKVVDGDTIDVEIDGKKERIRMILVDTPETKHPRLGVQPFGPEASAYTKERLSNQQVLLEMDVQERDQYGRLLAYVWMGDENYNRTLIEKGLARVAVFPPNTKYVDDFREAQKQAQEKAIGIWSIENYVTDRGYREQEKEQKPAPSSSAGDCQIKGNISSHGDKIYHEPGGQFYDVTKAEEMFCTRQEAEAAGYRASKR
- a CDS encoding BCCT family transporter translates to MDLGSFFLCHQTIEWAYYLTAPPFGTEDESKDAIRFSSAYRIFYWGPVAWAIYTLPALPISYYY
- a CDS encoding lytic transglycosylase domain-containing protein, translating into MGRKLKKTVRRLMMAFLFFALSLCLFLWFLGHQSTPKPIQPLEMEIPKEYIPVYKAAEEKYKVPWQLLAAHHRVETKFSTMDPMLSPAGAEGPMQFMPCTFVGWSHPSCEGLGKGNIPENDKTNPAVIKKYGGYGVDANGDGKADPYDLWDAVFSAANYLARNGAADGDWKRAVYAYNHSNEYVEDVLYFANVFSEDQDKYE